The Triticum aestivum cultivar Chinese Spring chromosome 7B, IWGSC CS RefSeq v2.1, whole genome shotgun sequence genome window below encodes:
- the LOC123159550 gene encoding uncharacterized protein: protein MKIRVRERHTKLTGAQPLHAGRNLRSKPPARPQPPAMEQALRDHAPARAAGRRPTRFTALELAAAEQLLHLSESSCSSGAAFTPLGSGTAASAACSSSSPRSVNATPAATALDPVVGFGADHEEEDDKQEAGGRPRVSRRYRSVAELYGATDPAGARRRKGKAVAGDPREERRK, encoded by the coding sequence atgaaaattagAGTGAGAGAGAGGCACACGAAATTAACCGGAGCCCAACCCCTCCACGCCGGGCGCAACCTAAGAAGCAAACCACCGGCCAGGCCACAACCGCCGGCCATGGAGCAGGCCCTCCGCGACCACGCGCCGGCCAGGGCGGCGGGGCGCAGGCCGACGCGGTTCACGGCTCTGGAGCTCGCGGCGGCCGAGCAGCTCCTCCACCTCAGCGAGAGCAGCTGCTCCTCGGGCGCTGCCTTCACGCCGCTAGGATCGGGGACCGCCGCGTCGGcggcctgctcctcctcctcgcctcgctccGTCAACGCTACGCCCGCCGCAACCGCGCTCGACCCCGTCGTCGGCTTCGGCGCGGAtcacgaggaggaggacgacaagcAGGAGGCGGGCGGGAGGCCGCGGGTGAGCAGGAGGTACCGCTCGGTAGCGGAGTTGTACGGCGCTACGGATCCGGCTGGAGCGCGCCGGAGAAAGGGCAAGGCCGTCGCCGGCGACccaagggaggagaggaggaagtaG